The window AGTCGGAGACGCGGACTTTGCTGTGGCGTTTCTTCAGGGGATAGGTCGTGAGATCCGACACGTTGATCGGGGGAATCAGCTTGGGGGCCGGCTGTTGCGGGGGAGTCCGGTTAGGACGCGTGGCCAAGGAGTGATTCCTCTACGAGTTCGCACAGCACATGGCCGAGCGTGATATGGCTTTCTTGAATGCGGGCGGTGACGCTCGATGGCACGACGAATGGATGATCGACAAGGGCCGCGAGTTTCCCGCCGCTGCCGCCGGTCCAGGCGACGGTGATCATCCCGCAGGCGCGGGCCGCTTCGACACCCTTCAACACGTTCGGCGAATTGCCGCTGGTGCTGATGGCGATGGCGATGTCGCCCTTCTGCCCATGCGCGCGCACCTGGCGGGCGAAGAGTTCATCGTAGCCGTAGTCGTTGGCGATGCAGGTGATGGCGGCGATATCGGTGGCCAGGGCGATGGCCGGCAGCGGCTGGCGCTCGCGCTTATACCGGCCGACGAATTCCGCGGCGATGTGCGCGGCGTCGGTGGCGCTGCCGCCGTTGCCGAACAGCAGGACTTTGCGGCCTTCGCGAAAGGCCACGACCATCAGCGCGGCGACCTGGGCGATCCGGTCGGCATGGTCGTGCGCAAACTGCTGTTTCACGCTCGCGCTATCGGCAAAGGCCTTGAGGACGAAGTCTTTCATGCAGGGCGATTCTAGGCGAGGGCGGCAGTCCTGTCAAACAAGACGCCGCAATCGCACGCGCGGCGGTGCTGTGAATTGAACAGGCCGGGAGGCAATGCTATAGTCCGCGCCCGATGGCGCATGAACAATCGATAAAAGCCTTGGTGATGGCGTTCACCGACGACGCGGACGCCGCCGTCTATGTGATCAATCGTCTCCAGCCGGAGGCGCTCTGTTTTGTGCTGCCGGAGCCGGCGAAAGGGCTGGTGGAGTCCGCCATCCAGCCGAAGATCGAGCGCATGCCCCGGCGCTGGGATTGGATCACGCTGGCCGAGGCGGCGGATGTCAGCGCCTGCCACCACGTGCTGGCGCATGCGCTGCCCGAACTCTTGAAGACGTGGGAGGTGCATTCCGGCGAGCTGGTCGTGGATGTGACGGGCGCGACGCCCGCCATGGCCGGAGCCTTGACGCTCGTCACCTTGCCCGTGAGCTCACGAACGATTTCTCTATTGCCTTGGAGCGAGGGCCAGGATGGCGAGGCCATCGATCTGAACGGCCGGCCAGTGCGGTGGGTGCAGAGCAATCTGTGGGACGATGTGGCAATCGTCTCGCGGCGCGAAGCCTCCGAGCTGTTCAATCGCGGACTGTTTTCGGCCTCGGCCCGATTCTTTCACGAGATCGAAGTGCGCGTGAGCGGCGGACAGAAACCGACCTACCGCGCCTTCGCCGATCTCGCCGAGGGCTACGATTTCTGGGAGCGGTTCCACTACCGGCAGGCCTGGGACAAATTGAAGACCGCCGCCAAGGCGCTGGAGATGGCGGCCCTCTGGGGCGGCCCTCCTGGCTTGAAGACCGTATTGCCGGGGATCAAAGCCAACGCCGGATTTCTCGAACGTCTCGTGCTCGATCCCACCGCGGTCAAGGACTCGCTGGCGCTGGATCTGCTGGCGCACGCCGGCCGCCAGCTCCACGGAGGCCATGATCCCGAAGCAGCGATGGTCGCGCTGGTGAGGGCCCTCGAAGCCTTTGCGCAGCGGCAATTGTTCAAGCAACATAAGATTAAGAGCTGGGACGTGCAGCCGGAGCAACTCCCGCAGGCGCTTCAGGAAACCTGCCGGACGTGCTGGCTGGAAGACCTCGATGGGAAGTACAAGCTGTCGCTGCAGAGTCAGTTCCGCGTGCTCGCCGGACTGGGCGATCAACTGGGCCAGGCGTTTCTGCGCGATTGGCCCACGATGAAACCGCTCCTCGACGCGGCCAACCAGGCCGTGCTGGGCCATGGTTTCGAACCGGTCAAGGCCGAACGGGTGCAGCAGTTGTATGACATCGTTCTGAAGCTCTCGGGTGTGACCGACTCGTCGCTGCCGAATTTTCCGAACCTCAGTCTCTAGGAGCTAATGGCAGATGGCAGATAGCTGATGCTCTGAGAGAGAGACTCATCGGGGATAAAGAGGGCCGTGCCATTTCGGTTTGAGAGCCTGGACATTTGGCACATGGCGAGAGAGTATGCCCGGAAAGTCTATTGCGCGACTGCGAAATTTCCGCGCCATGAAGATTATGGCTTACGATCTCAGATGAACCGGGCAGCCAACTCGATCGGACTAAACATTGCGGAAGGCTCAGCCAAAGGGAGCCAGAAAGCCTTCGACTACCATCTTGAAGTGGCCATCGGATCAACTTTCGAAGTGGCTGCGGCTTCATTTCTTGCCGTCGATAACGCCTATATTACCAGCGAGGAGCAGAAGGGCTTATACGATGAAGGACAGAAATTGGCGAGGAGCATTAATGCTTTTCGGAATGCCTTAGGGTGATGATGCTTACTCATCAGACATTTGCCATCTGTTCTTGTCCTTACCGAACTCCTTCAACGGGTGCTTCTACTATCGGCCATCAGCTATCCGCCATAAGCTCTTATGGAAATTAGGATCTACTACGAGGATACCGACTGCGGCGGGGTGGTGTATTACGCCAATTATCTGAAATATTTTGAGCGGGCACGCACCCACTACATCGAGCAGTGCGGATTCTCCGTCGCAGGGCTGATGGCCGAAGGGACTGTGTTTGTGGTCGTGCGGACCGAGGTAGACTACCGGTCGCCGGCCCGCTACGGCGAGACGATTCTGATCGACACGGTCGTGTCCGATGTCACACCGGCGTCGTTCACGTTCTCTCATGTGCTGCGCGAGAAGACGAGCGGGCGGGTGGTGGTCGAAGGCTCCGCGCGCCTCGCCGCGACGGACGGCAACGGGAAAGTGAAACGCCTCGACAAGGGGCTGGTCGCCGCGCTACAGTCCGGTGCCACGAAAGGGAAATAAATGGATAAGCTTGGAACCTGGTTGGCCGTCACGGGCGTCGCGATTGGATTTATCGTGCTTGGCTGGCTGCTGTTTTCGGAGAACCCGACGGAGAAGAATAAGAAAAAGCCATAGGGTATCCCCGAGGGGAAGGCCCTATCGTTATTTCTCCGATAAGACCGCTACGTACGACTGCTCCAATTCTTCCTAAGATAGAGGCCTGCAGTCACAGAAAAGACTCCCGGTACATTTTCTTCTCGTAAAAACATGAAGCAAGATCCTTTTCAATATGTGCCTAAGGATTGTGTGTTGGGCTTGGCGCAAGGGGTGATGTCTAACGTAAAGTTAAGGGGCGCCGCGCTTTTGCGGCGTCCCGCTATATTATTGAGTTAGAAATTCCATTTACATGTTGGCCCAATGCACGGAAACGTACCGTTCGCTACTCCTGCTGAAGCACCAACAATAACCGCTGCTATAGTGACGAGCACACTTGCGATGACGATAACCGATGTCGTTGTGTTATTCCCTTTGCCTTGTTGAGCCATGCAAGCATTAAATGCTTGTATGGTGTTCGTAAGGCTTCCAGAAGCCATTGCTGCAAACAAAGTTGATAAACTAACCGCCCATAAACTTAGGGCCAATGCCGCAGCGGATCCCGCGAAGGGGATACCAGCTATTACCGCTAATGCAGCTTGTGCTACAGCATATGTGGCCATTGAGGCGATTAGAATAATTAAGTTTGTGCGAAGGTTCGCTACGGAAGCCCCGCACGGTCCATTTGCACATTCATCTAAAGATGCAAGTGCTCCAGCCAGTAAACCGGTAGCAGTTGCAGCAAGGGCTCCACATACAATCATTGCTGGAATATTGGCAGCCGATGTAAAAGGATTACTACCTAAGGCTATAGCCGCAATCACGATAACAAGGCTGGCTAAGAATGCGGCTTGAGCACCGATTATCAGACCGGAAATCCTGTTAAAATCACACATAATTACCTCCATCCACGGTTGAAAAACCTTAATAGTTT is drawn from Nitrospira sp. and contains these coding sequences:
- a CDS encoding D-sedoheptulose 7-phosphate isomerase; protein product: MKDFVLKAFADSASVKQQFAHDHADRIAQVAALMVVAFREGRKVLLFGNGGSATDAAHIAAEFVGRYKRERQPLPAIALATDIAAITCIANDYGYDELFARQVRAHGQKGDIAIAISTSGNSPNVLKGVEAARACGMITVAWTGGSGGKLAALVDHPFVVPSSVTARIQESHITLGHVLCELVEESLLGHAS
- a CDS encoding TIGR02710 family CRISPR-associated CARF protein, translated to MAHEQSIKALVMAFTDDADAAVYVINRLQPEALCFVLPEPAKGLVESAIQPKIERMPRRWDWITLAEAADVSACHHVLAHALPELLKTWEVHSGELVVDVTGATPAMAGALTLVTLPVSSRTISLLPWSEGQDGEAIDLNGRPVRWVQSNLWDDVAIVSRREASELFNRGLFSASARFFHEIEVRVSGGQKPTYRAFADLAEGYDFWERFHYRQAWDKLKTAAKALEMAALWGGPPGLKTVLPGIKANAGFLERLVLDPTAVKDSLALDLLAHAGRQLHGGHDPEAAMVALVRALEAFAQRQLFKQHKIKSWDVQPEQLPQALQETCRTCWLEDLDGKYKLSLQSQFRVLAGLGDQLGQAFLRDWPTMKPLLDAANQAVLGHGFEPVKAERVQQLYDIVLKLSGVTDSSLPNFPNLSL
- a CDS encoding four helix bundle protein, coding for MPFRFESLDIWHMAREYARKVYCATAKFPRHEDYGLRSQMNRAANSIGLNIAEGSAKGSQKAFDYHLEVAIGSTFEVAAASFLAVDNAYITSEEQKGLYDEGQKLARSINAFRNALG
- a CDS encoding YbgC/FadM family acyl-CoA thioesterase codes for the protein MEIRIYYEDTDCGGVVYYANYLKYFERARTHYIEQCGFSVAGLMAEGTVFVVVRTEVDYRSPARYGETILIDTVVSDVTPASFTFSHVLREKTSGRVVVEGSARLAATDGNGKVKRLDKGLVAALQSGATKGK